Proteins co-encoded in one Bacteroidota bacterium genomic window:
- a CDS encoding TatD family hydrolase: protein MIDTHCHIDLYSNPLEVALECEQLGITTIGVTNLPSHFEMGYKHLLSFTKVRLALGMHPLYAESHVKEFPGFVRNISKTSYIGEIGLDFSKEGISTKDIQTETFKKILNELNGKKKILSIHSRKAEKEVLFYLSNFKIQTAIFHWYTGPVSLINKIIEAGYYFSINPAMVKSKSGKEIIKKIPLEYLLTESDGPFIEHNGKQIKPHNIVLVQKYLSEALSISPQEIETIISNNFKRIVNSIR, encoded by the coding sequence ATGATAGACACTCACTGTCATATTGATTTATATTCAAACCCTTTGGAGGTAGCTCTAGAATGTGAGCAATTGGGAATTACAACAATTGGAGTGACGAATCTTCCTAGCCATTTTGAAATGGGATATAAGCACCTTCTTTCTTTTACTAAGGTTAGATTAGCCTTGGGAATGCATCCATTATATGCTGAATCACACGTAAAAGAATTCCCTGGTTTTGTGAGAAATATTTCTAAAACTTCCTATATAGGAGAAATAGGATTAGATTTTTCAAAAGAAGGAATATCTACAAAAGATATTCAGACAGAGACTTTCAAAAAAATTCTTAATGAATTGAATGGGAAGAAAAAGATACTCAGTATACACTCAAGAAAAGCTGAAAAAGAAGTCCTATTTTATTTGTCTAATTTTAAAATACAAACAGCTATTTTTCATTGGTACACCGGCCCCGTTAGTTTGATTAATAAAATAATTGAAGCTGGATATTATTTTTCAATTAATCCTGCAATGGTAAAATCAAAATCTGGGAAAGAAATAATAAAAAAAATCCCATTGGAATATTTGTTAACTGAAAGTGATGGTCCATTCATTGAACACAATGGTAAACAAATAAAGCCTCACAACATTGTTCTTGTGCAGAAATACTTATCGGAGGCTTTAAGCATTTCTCCTCAGGAAATA
- a CDS encoding NTPase produces MWADNETTEDLLGFKVHADLLIDVIKDDTILPVTIGVFGDWGSGKSSILKIVNEELKGEGDNLKDGTLVLYFNGWLFEGYDDAKAALLESIIKSFEEHKTIGNKVKDKTKKLLKSVKWMRALGLGFKKIILPITSAYFTGGAAFIPFLAQELSKVNPKDLIDKFSGEKGETFLNEIIDKKEDDEITLVREFREDFKSMIDKSEIKKLVVIIDDLDRCTPERIIENLEAIKLFLNVDKTAFIIGADPRIVRHAIEFRYKTDGIENAVDQDSQNKRIVSDYLEKLIQIPYNLPKLSDGEVETYMTLLFCKNGLGEEFGKVHKAFCEHKEKDRYSVFGFGNLSNIITPQQKEKIGDSVSLIASLSSIITEGLNGNPRQIKRFLNTFTLRRRLVTVAKFSEFRMDVLAKLMVLEYSNPDLFRKLYSWQAVQQGEPKEIAELETLASTDNKDELRNKNFSDWANDKMIKWLKVSPQISKLDLRNYYWVSRDQLTGSISGSSLVPEHLRSLFKKLVEHGSAKILEGIVTREVLTLNNDFELENILTLLEKELLKNPEKEGLHEIIIEFMRQNISKSVATYSRIIKQVDNKVIPHHLHNQLKTAKLKNNEIDSVIQLFSKDSKIGKALKQD; encoded by the coding sequence ATGTGGGCAGACAACGAAACAACCGAAGATTTATTAGGCTTTAAAGTTCACGCAGATTTACTAATTGATGTAATAAAAGACGATACAATTTTACCTGTGACAATAGGGGTATTTGGTGATTGGGGAAGCGGAAAATCAAGTATCCTAAAAATCGTTAATGAGGAACTTAAGGGAGAGGGTGACAATTTAAAAGATGGCACTCTTGTTTTGTATTTTAATGGTTGGTTATTTGAGGGGTACGATGATGCAAAAGCAGCATTATTAGAATCTATTATAAAATCCTTTGAAGAACATAAAACTATTGGAAATAAGGTAAAAGACAAAACCAAAAAGCTTCTCAAATCTGTAAAGTGGATGAGAGCTCTAGGTTTGGGATTTAAAAAAATTATCCTGCCTATTACTTCAGCTTATTTTACAGGTGGTGCTGCATTTATTCCATTTTTAGCTCAAGAGCTTTCAAAGGTTAATCCTAAGGATTTAATCGATAAATTTTCAGGCGAAAAAGGTGAAACTTTCTTAAATGAAATTATAGATAAAAAAGAAGATGATGAGATAACTTTGGTAAGAGAATTTAGAGAAGATTTTAAATCAATGATTGATAAGTCTGAAATTAAAAAGCTAGTTGTTATTATTGATGATTTAGATAGATGCACACCGGAGAGGATTATTGAAAACCTTGAAGCAATAAAATTGTTTTTGAATGTTGACAAAACAGCATTTATTATTGGTGCAGACCCTAGAATAGTTCGACACGCAATTGAATTCAGATATAAAACTGATGGTATTGAAAATGCCGTAGACCAAGATAGCCAAAACAAACGTATTGTGAGTGATTATCTAGAAAAGTTGATACAAATTCCATATAACCTTCCTAAACTGTCTGATGGTGAAGTGGAAACTTATATGACTTTATTGTTTTGCAAAAATGGACTTGGAGAAGAGTTTGGTAAGGTTCACAAAGCCTTTTGTGAGCACAAGGAAAAAGACCGCTATAGTGTTTTCGGATTTGGTAATTTGTCAAATATAATAACTCCTCAGCAGAAGGAAAAGATAGGAGATAGTGTGTCATTAATAGCATCTCTATCATCTATAATAACAGAAGGCCTAAACGGTAACCCCAGGCAAATAAAGCGATTCTTAAATACATTTACCTTGAGAAGACGATTAGTAACTGTAGCCAAATTTTCAGAATTCAGGATGGATGTACTAGCAAAATTAATGGTTTTGGAATATTCAAATCCTGATTTATTCAGAAAGTTATATTCTTGGCAAGCAGTTCAGCAGGGAGAACCCAAAGAGATTGCAGAATTAGAAACTTTGGCATCAACTGACAATAAGGATGAGTTACGAAATAAAAATTTTTCTGATTGGGCAAATGATAAAATGATTAAGTGGTTAAAGGTTAGCCCACAAATATCAAAACTCGATTTGAGAAATTATTATTGGGTTTCAAGAGATCAGTTAACTGGTAGCATAAGCGGGTCTTCTTTAGTACCAGAACATCTTCGATCATTATTTAAAAAACTTGTTGAGCATGGTTCAGCTAAAATCTTAGAAGGTATTGTTACAAGAGAAGTTTTGACATTGAATAATGATTTCGAGCTAGAAAATATCTTAACACTTTTAGAGAAGGAGCTTCTCAAAAATCCGGAAAAAGAGGGATTGCATGAAATTATTATTGAATTTATGCGGCAAAATATTTCTAAAAGTGTTGCGACATATTCACGGATAATTAAACAAGTTGACAATAAGGTTATTCCTCACCATCTTCACAACCAGCTAAAAACAGCCAAACTTAAAAACAATGAAATTGATTCAGTTATTCAATTGTTTAGTAAAGATTCAAAAATTGGTAAAGCTTTAAAACAAGATTAA